Sequence from the Staphylococcus argenteus genome:
CAACTCTCAAAATATTTTTATATTTTTTTATTGTTCTTCTTCGGTAAGTTCGTGAAGTTCACTTGCCAGGTACTCTTTCTGATTCCAAATATAATAAATTTGGTAAAGGTATTCAGTTGGATCGATTTCTTGGTTCTGTTGCAAAGTTAAAAAATAAGTGTCTAACCTTATGTTTAAAATAATACTTCGTATTAACTAGCTAGCATGATGCTAATTACACGGCATGGCGAAAACCCGTAGATCTGAAGAGATCTGCGGTTCTTTTTATATAGTCCATAAATACATTCAATGCCTTTGATCGTATTCTTTGCCGTATTGATACTTTGATAACTTATTTTCCTTACTTTGATATGACGATGATCTTGTTCAATGAGATTATTTAAATATTTAGAGTTACAATGACAGTTGGGGGTAAGTTTAAAATCTTTAATCACTTTGGACATTGCCACCTTCGTTGAAGGGGCTTGGTTTGTAATTATCATTTGAGGTTTGCCAAATTGTTTAATAAGACGTTTAATAAACGTATATGCTGAGTGATTATCTCGTTTCTTACGTAACGAAATATCTAGTGTATGGCCATCTGCATCAATAGCGCGATATAAATAATTCCATTGCCCTTTAATTTTGATATACGTCTCATCTATATGCCATTTATAATAAGCTTGCTTATTCTTTTTCTTCCAAATTTGATACAAAATAGGAGCATATTCCTGTACCCATCGATAAATTGTTGAATGATGAACATAGATGCCTCGTTCTCTCAATATTTCAGATATATCACGATAACTTAATGCATATCTTAGATAGTAGCCAACGGCTACAGTAATGACATCTTTGTCAAATTGCTTATATCTGAAATAATTCATCCTCTGCACCTCATTTTTTGTTGACTATTATACTATATTTCTAACTTTGCAACAGAACCTAATGTAAGCTATGCAGATATACTTGAAATTTTAAAAATAAAAAAGGCTTATAACGTAAAACAATGTGGTAACGTCTTAGAATTCAAGCCGACCGATGAAGGTTATTTGAAATTACATAAGACGTGGTTTTGTAAATCAAAGCTATGTCCAGTTTGTAATTGGAGGCGTGCTATGAAAAATAGTTATCAAGCTCAAAAAGTGATTGAAGAAGTAATTAAGGAAAAGCCAAAAGCACGTTGGTTGTTTTTAACACTTTCAACAAAAAATGCGATAGATGGAGATACTTTAGAACAAAGTTTGAATCATCTAACTAAAGCATTTGATAGGGTGAGTAGATATAAAAAGGTTAAACAAAATCTTGTTGGATTTATGCGTTCAACAGAAGTTACCGTTAATAAAAATGACGGTAGTTATAATCAGCATATGCACGTTTTGTTATGTGTTGAAAATGCATATTTTAGAAAAAAAGAGAATTATATAACTCAAGAAGAATGGGTTAATTTATGGCAAAAAGCATTACAAGTTGATTATCGACCTGTTGTAAATATTAAAGCAATTAAACCTAATCAAAAAGGCGATAAAGATATTGAATCGGCAATCAAAGAGACATCAAAATATTCGGTTAAGTCATCTGATTTTTTAACTGACGATGACGAAAAAAATCAAGAAATTGTAAGTGATTTAGAAAAAGGTTTATATCGAAAACGTATGTTAAGTTATGGTGGATTGCTTAAACAAAAGCATAAAATTTTAAACTTAGACGATGCCGAAGATGGTAATTTAATTAATACAAGTGATGAAGATAAAATAACAGATGAAGAAGCAAAAGCACATTCAATTACGGCAATTTGGAATTTTGAAAAGCAAAATTATTATTTAAGACATTAGTGATGACTGATGTCTTTTTTATTGATTTTTTGTAAAAAAGTACTGTCTTATTTTTGTGACAAATGCTGTATGTAGTGTCACAAAAGTGTGACACTACAGCTTTTTATGATATCACTTTAAAATTACTTAAAACCCTTGGAATGTCTGGCTTTGCCAGACCTATTATTTTTGAATGATAGCAAATTCTCCTTATGCTCTTACGGAGTTCTTAGAGAAAAATTGAAATTTCTTGATTTTTGATAAAAACGCCCTGCAGGAATTTAGAAAAACATGGGGAAGTTTTAAAAGATTTTATGCTCATTTTTAATTTGCATTTAAATGGGCAGTGTTAAAAAATTAGTCACTGGTTTTGCTGAAATTTTTGTTTGTGAAATTACCATATATTTATTTGGCTCATATTTGCGTTTTAAGAGCTTGTATAGATTTTTAAGTAGAAAACTATAAGATTTACCTCTAAATCTTTAAAATACCCTCTTAAAATTCAAAATAAAGGTGTTTATAATTTGAATAAGTCCTGAGATAAAGTTTTTTAAAAGGAGTGGTTTTTTGAAGAGGTCTTTATTTATTTTACAAATTATTCTTGGTATTTTTTTATTGTTTTTTATTTATAAGCAAATGAATCAAAATCATTTAGATACTTGGTTTATTCTTTATACAGTCTTTTTTATATTTTTTTCATCGTGGTTTGATAAACATTATAAAAAAAGTTAGACGACGCATTTATGCCGAGAAAATTTATTGATGTTGAGAAGAACCCTTAACTAAACTTGCAGACGAATGTCGGCATAGCGTGAGCTATTAAGCCGACCATTCGACAAGTTTTGGGATTGTTAAGGGTTCCGAGGTTCAACGACAATAAAGCAATTGGAATAAAATACACAGGCATTGAATGTATTTATGGACTATATAAAAAGAACCGCAGATCTCTTCAGATCTACGGGTTTTCGCCATGCCGTGTAATTAGCATCATGCTAGCTAGTTAATACAAAGTATTACTTTAAACATAAGGTTAGACACTTATTTTTTAACTTTGCAACAGAACCTTACATTATCTATTTTCTTTTCTCTCCATGGGCGTTGTTTCCCACTTTTCGTCATATCAACGCTTCAAAAGGATTTTAGAAAAGAACGTTATTTCTATATAGTATCAAGACAAGAAGAAACTCGTTTCAAAAACCCTCATGATTTTTAGAGAAAAACTCTCTTATTTCATCGTCTTTAATAAAATAATATGCCATCTTTCCATCTTTATAAAAATCAAGTACCTCATTTTTATATAAAAGCCTTAAATGATGTGAAGTTGAAGCAATACTCATTTTCAATATCAAAGAAATATCACAAACACACAACTCATCTTCTTTAATCAAAGATAATATGATTTTCAATTTCTTCTCATCACAAATTTTTTCTAAAATGTTAAGTAATTTCTTAGATTTATCATCTTCTAAAAAACTTAAAGCATTGTTAACTTTATCCTCATGTACACAGATCACATCACAAGTATTTTCATAACTCATATAAAATCACACCCTAAATTAAAATATAAATCCTAAAATTGTTTGAATAGTGTCATTTTCAATAATAATAAATAAACCTAAAGCTATATAAATAATAGCCATAATCCAACGACTAAATTTCTCAACAATTTCTCCAATTCCTGGGATATTAGCTAATTTTTGTGCAGTAAACACCAAGAAGAAAATTAAAATTAAAAAGACAAACAGAGTAAGTAATAAATTAGTAACACTTAATGTCACAAAATACGGAACAAATAAACCAATATTATCGGCGCCACAACTTGCTATCGTAA
This genomic interval carries:
- a CDS encoding IS6-like element ISSau6 family transposase codes for the protein MNYFRYKQFDKDVITVAVGYYLRYALSYRDISEILRERGIYVHHSTIYRWVQEYAPILYQIWKKKNKQAYYKWHIDETYIKIKGQWNYLYRAIDADGHTLDISLRKKRDNHSAYTFIKRLIKQFGKPQMIITNQAPSTKVAMSKVIKDFKLTPNCHCNSKYLNNLIEQDHRHIKVRKISYQSINTAKNTIKGIECIYGLYKKNRRSLQIYGFSPCRVISIMLAS
- a CDS encoding protein rep, translating into MSNFATEPNVSYADILEILKIKKAYNVKQCGNVLEFKPTDEGYLKLHKTWFCKSKLCPVCNWRRAMKNSYQAQKVIEEVIKEKPKARWLFLTLSTKNAIDGDTLEQSLNHLTKAFDRVSRYKKVKQNLVGFMRSTEVTVNKNDGSYNQHMHVLLCVENAYFRKKENYITQEEWVNLWQKALQVDYRPVVNIKAIKPNQKGDKDIESAIKETSKYSVKSSDFLTDDDEKNQEIVSDLEKGLYRKRMLSYGGLLKQKHKILNLDDAEDGNLINTSDEDKITDEEAKAHSITAIWNFEKQNYYLRH
- a CDS encoding ArsR/SmtB family transcription factor; amino-acid sequence: MSYENTCDVICVHEDKVNNALSFLEDDKSKKLLNILEKICDEKKLKIILSLIKEDELCVCDISLILKMSIASTSHHLRLLYKNEVLDFYKDGKMAYYFIKDDEIREFFSKNHEGF